One window of Microcoleus vaginatus PCC 9802 genomic DNA carries:
- the proS gene encoding proline--tRNA ligase: protein MRLSQMLFVTLREDPAEAEIPSHKLLLRAGYIRRIGSGIYAYLPLMWRVLKKVSQIVREEMDATGAQECLLPQLQPADLWRESGRWDTYTQAEGIMFAMTDRQQRELGLGPTHEEVITTIAKDMIRSYRQLPLHLYQIQTKFRDEIRPRFGLMRGREFIMKDGYSFHTNEESLKKTYQDMAQAYSNMLRRSGLQFRAVDADSGAIGGSGSQEFMVLAEAGEDEVLYTEDGQYAANVEKAVSMPADAEPSPFATFEKRETPGTETIDKLCKFLKCSPTQVVKNVLYQAVYDNGITVLVLVSIRGDQDVNQVKLLNELTKLAGNYQAKNVLFLTVPDAEAQRKWAAKSLPLGYMAPDVADDYIAGSKEVNSKFLRLVDRTAVDLTNFVTGSNESGYHVVGANWNKEFPLPATVVGVRTAKKGDRAVHNPEQTLQSARGIEVGHIFQLGTKYSQAMGATYTSEQGEEMPFVMGCYGVGVSRLAQSAVEQSYDKDGIIWPVAIAPYHAIISIPNISDAQQVEVAEKLYAELNQSGIETLLDDRDERAGVKFKDADLIGIPYRIVPGRSLKAGKVEVVERATHKSQEILIDEVNSTLKQWIEAAIS from the coding sequence ATGCGACTCTCTCAAATGCTTTTTGTTACCCTGCGTGAAGACCCGGCAGAAGCAGAAATTCCCAGCCACAAACTATTACTCCGTGCCGGATACATCCGGCGCATCGGTAGCGGTATTTACGCTTATCTCCCATTAATGTGGCGAGTTCTCAAAAAAGTATCTCAAATTGTGCGCGAAGAAATGGACGCTACCGGCGCTCAAGAATGCCTCCTCCCGCAATTGCAACCGGCCGATTTGTGGCGGGAATCCGGCCGCTGGGATACCTATACTCAAGCTGAAGGTATTATGTTTGCAATGACAGACAGGCAGCAGCGAGAATTGGGACTGGGCCCTACTCACGAAGAAGTGATTACTACAATTGCTAAAGATATGATTCGTTCCTATCGGCAATTGCCTTTACATCTTTATCAAATTCAAACTAAGTTTCGCGATGAAATTCGCCCGCGTTTTGGGTTGATGCGCGGTCGCGAATTCATTATGAAAGATGGCTATTCTTTCCACACTAACGAAGAAAGTCTGAAAAAAACTTATCAGGATATGGCTCAAGCTTATAGCAATATGCTGCGCCGATCTGGCTTGCAATTCCGAGCAGTAGATGCCGATTCGGGAGCAATTGGCGGCTCTGGTTCTCAAGAGTTTATGGTGCTGGCAGAAGCGGGCGAGGATGAAGTTCTTTATACTGAAGACGGTCAGTATGCAGCTAATGTGGAAAAGGCTGTATCGATGCCTGCTGACGCCGAACCGTCGCCCTTTGCAACTTTTGAAAAGCGGGAAACGCCGGGAACGGAAACAATTGATAAACTTTGCAAATTTTTGAAATGTTCTCCGACGCAAGTTGTCAAAAATGTGCTTTACCAGGCTGTTTACGATAATGGCATTACAGTCTTGGTATTGGTAAGCATTCGCGGCGACCAAGATGTGAATCAGGTAAAGTTACTGAATGAATTGACGAAGTTAGCGGGTAATTATCAAGCTAAAAATGTTTTATTTTTGACTGTTCCCGATGCGGAAGCTCAGCGGAAATGGGCTGCTAAATCTTTACCTCTCGGTTATATGGCTCCCGATGTTGCTGATGATTATATCGCTGGAAGCAAGGAGGTAAACTCTAAGTTTTTGCGTTTAGTCGATCGCACTGCAGTTGACCTGACAAACTTTGTCACCGGTTCAAACGAATCAGGATACCACGTTGTCGGGGCGAATTGGAACAAAGAATTTCCCCTACCCGCAACCGTTGTGGGTGTCAGAACAGCCAAAAAGGGCGATCGGGCCGTGCACAACCCCGAACAAACCTTGCAAAGCGCCAGAGGCATCGAAGTCGGCCACATCTTCCAATTAGGAACCAAATACTCCCAAGCAATGGGCGCCACCTACACCAGCGAACAAGGCGAAGAAATGCCCTTTGTTATGGGCTGCTACGGCGTCGGCGTGTCGCGGCTAGCTCAATCGGCCGTAGAACAATCCTACGACAAAGACGGGATAATTTGGCCAGTGGCGATCGCCCCGTATCACGCCATCATTAGCATCCCCAATATTTCCGACGCCCAACAAGTAGAAGTCGCCGAAAAACTCTACGCAGAACTCAACCAATCTGGCATTGAAACCTTGCTAGATGACCGCGACGAACGAGCCGGAGTTAAATTCAAAGATGCCGATCTAATCGGCATTCCCTATCGCATTGTTCCGGGTCGTTCGCTGAAAGCCGGTAAAGTTGAAGTCGTGGAAAGAGCAACTCACAAATCCCAGGAAATTCTCATTGATGAAGTAAATTCTACTTTAAAACAGTGGATTGAAGCCGCCATCAGCTAA
- a CDS encoding PAS domain S-box protein, translating to MNLNLNQFLRFPQSRIGRYLVQVTVVAVAYAVGARLAMSIQGVSPFASSVWPPAGIAQAGLLLFGRKVWPAIVLGTFLLNFVNPNEQIFAVWLGGNAGAILQAVFAVTALGRMGFRPSLARLKDVVNLILFGGLISTQISCTIGVFSLYLAGKVDLAEYWSVRWNWCLGDTMGVLILTPLILIFFRPKVSVKRLKKPTKIQHKKYLIWRGVWLILLIGVSWLVFDSKSEASISRYPLEYLPFPLIIWSALQFGQRAAVLASFIVSSLAIMGSSQGGGPFIAKADNITQAILFLQAFMAVVTITSLLLAATVAERAEAENSLRKSEIKYRELVENASSIILKVDANGNITFFNEFAEIFFGYTQEEIIGKNALGTIIPQTDLEGKNLELVYNEILQNPDRFTSYENENIRRSGDRVWVSWANKPLVGSAGEILGILCIGTDITDRRKAQIALQKLNEKLEIRVEERTNALKQSELQLQKQKSALIDLAKNKALNQGDLTKALQQITQTASRTLEVARSSVWLYDRTKSKMECLDLFDRTLNQHSHGLKLTAADYPVYFQALQEERAIAAFDAHKDFRTREFAESYLIPLGITSMLDTPIQIGGETAGVLCLEHVGIPRPWTIEEQSFALSLADSVTFAMEARERQRAEEALRQAEEKYRSIFENAIVGIFQTTPDGQYLSANPALLRIYGYSSREELLGTLTDISQQLYVDPDRRAEVVRLIEQQGKVSDFESQIYRRDGSIIWISENTYTVRDSYGNLLYYEGTVQDITTRKQAEAALRLEQEKSDRLLLNVLPQAIADRLKQDQSIIADTFSEVTVLFADIVGFTQITSQISPHELVSLLNDIFSTFDRLAEKHGLEKIKTIGDAYMVVGGLPMPRSDHAEAIAQMALDMQQAMIDFSNTHNKTFSIRIGINSGPVVAGVIGIKKFIYDLWGDTVNTASRMESHGWPGCIHVTETTYERLREKYFFENRGAIEVKGKSQMNTYFLTGIKL from the coding sequence ATGAATCTGAACCTAAATCAGTTTCTTCGATTCCCTCAATCCCGAATTGGGCGGTACTTAGTTCAAGTAACTGTCGTTGCTGTCGCTTACGCCGTGGGGGCGAGGCTAGCAATGTCAATTCAAGGTGTTAGTCCCTTCGCTTCCTCGGTGTGGCCACCCGCAGGAATTGCACAAGCTGGACTTTTATTGTTTGGGAGAAAAGTCTGGCCTGCCATAGTTTTGGGTACATTTCTGCTAAATTTTGTTAACCCAAATGAACAGATATTCGCGGTTTGGCTGGGAGGAAACGCCGGGGCCATTCTGCAAGCTGTTTTTGCAGTAACTGCCCTGGGCAGGATGGGGTTTCGTCCATCTCTTGCTCGCTTGAAAGATGTAGTTAATTTAATCTTGTTTGGCGGTCTAATTTCTACTCAAATCAGTTGCACTATTGGCGTGTTTTCCCTATATTTAGCGGGGAAAGTAGATTTGGCAGAATATTGGTCGGTTCGATGGAATTGGTGCTTGGGAGACACAATGGGAGTTTTAATCTTAACTCCCTTAATTTTAATATTTTTTCGCCCTAAAGTAAGCGTAAAGCGTTTAAAAAAACCAACAAAAATTCAGCATAAAAAATATTTAATTTGGCGGGGAGTATGGTTAATATTATTAATTGGGGTGAGCTGGCTTGTTTTTGACTCGAAAAGTGAAGCTTCTATTTCTCGTTATCCCCTGGAATATTTGCCGTTTCCTTTGATAATTTGGTCTGCGCTCCAATTCGGTCAACGAGCCGCTGTCCTAGCATCGTTCATTGTCTCAAGCCTCGCAATTATGGGCAGTTCTCAGGGAGGGGGGCCGTTCATAGCCAAAGCCGACAATATCACTCAGGCTATCTTATTTTTGCAAGCTTTTATGGCTGTAGTTACAATTACCTCGCTCTTATTGGCAGCGACGGTAGCTGAACGCGCCGAGGCAGAAAATTCCCTGCGAAAAAGCGAAATTAAATATCGAGAATTGGTGGAAAATGCTAGCAGCATTATTCTGAAAGTGGATGCTAACGGCAATATTACTTTTTTTAACGAATTTGCGGAAATATTCTTTGGCTACACTCAGGAAGAAATCATTGGTAAAAATGCACTGGGAACAATTATTCCCCAGACAGACCTCGAAGGGAAGAACTTAGAGTTGGTTTATAATGAAATTTTACAAAATCCCGATCGCTTTACCAGCTATGAAAATGAAAATATCCGGCGCAGTGGCGATCGCGTTTGGGTATCTTGGGCAAATAAACCGCTGGTTGGTTCAGCGGGAGAAATCCTGGGAATCCTCTGCATCGGCACAGATATCACCGATCGCCGAAAAGCTCAAATAGCGCTGCAAAAGCTGAATGAAAAGCTGGAAATCCGAGTTGAAGAGCGGACAAATGCCCTAAAACAAAGCGAACTTCAGCTACAGAAACAGAAATCGGCATTAATTGATTTAGCCAAAAATAAAGCGCTGAATCAAGGCGACTTAACAAAAGCGCTTCAACAAATAACTCAAACTGCTAGCCGTACTCTGGAAGTTGCCCGATCGAGCGTATGGCTGTACGATCGCACTAAATCCAAGATGGAGTGCCTGGATTTGTTCGATCGCACTCTCAACCAGCACTCACACGGTTTGAAATTAACAGCAGCAGACTATCCTGTCTATTTTCAAGCACTGCAAGAAGAACGCGCAATTGCTGCCTTTGACGCGCACAAAGATTTTAGAACTAGAGAATTTGCGGAATCTTACCTAATTCCCTTGGGCATCACTTCTATGCTAGATACGCCGATTCAAATAGGCGGAGAAACAGCAGGAGTTCTCTGTTTAGAACACGTAGGAATCCCCCGCCCTTGGACGATTGAAGAACAAAGTTTCGCTCTTTCTCTAGCAGACTCTGTAACTTTCGCAATGGAAGCGCGAGAACGCCAGCGGGCGGAAGAAGCGCTGCGGCAAGCTGAAGAAAAATACCGCAGCATTTTTGAAAATGCGATAGTCGGCATTTTTCAAACTACTCCAGATGGGCAATATCTCAGCGCCAATCCTGCTTTGCTTCGCATTTACGGTTACAGTTCACGCGAGGAATTGCTGGGTACACTAACTGATATTAGCCAACAACTTTATGTTGACCCCGATCGCCGCGCCGAGGTAGTCCGCTTAATAGAACAACAAGGCAAAGTATCGGATTTTGAATCTCAAATTTACCGCCGAGATGGCAGCATAATTTGGATTTCCGAAAATACTTATACCGTGCGCGATTCCTACGGAAATTTGCTTTATTACGAAGGTACTGTTCAAGATATCACAACTCGCAAACAAGCTGAGGCAGCTTTGCGCTTAGAACAAGAAAAATCCGATCGTCTCCTACTCAACGTTTTACCGCAAGCGATCGCCGATAGATTAAAACAAGACCAAAGCATTATCGCCGATACATTTTCCGAAGTAACAGTATTATTTGCAGATATAGTCGGTTTTACTCAAATTACTTCCCAAATTTCTCCGCACGAATTAGTTTCCTTGCTTAACGATATTTTTTCCACATTCGATCGCCTAGCAGAAAAGCACGGATTGGAAAAAATTAAGACGATTGGCGACGCTTACATGGTAGTAGGAGGATTGCCAATGCCCCGCAGCGATCATGCAGAGGCGATCGCCCAAATGGCCCTGGATATGCAGCAGGCAATGATTGACTTCAGCAATACCCACAACAAAACTTTCAGCATCAGAATCGGCATCAACAGCGGCCCAGTTGTCGCCGGAGTAATCGGTATTAAAAAATTTATTTACGATTTGTGGGGAGACACAGTTAACACCGCTTCCCGCATGGAGTCTCACGGCTGGCCGGGGTGTATTCACGTAACAGAGACAACTTATGAGCGATTGCGAGAAAAGTATTTCTTTGAAAACCGCGGCGCGATCGAAGTCAAAGGCAAAAGCCAGATGAACACTTATTTTCTTACAGGTATCAAGTTATAG
- a CDS encoding PAS domain S-box protein codes for MIPQKIHFRRFPQSRNWQYLAKVAALAFAYALAAKIAVSIPGVNKLATCVWPPAGIAQAAILLFGRRVLPGIALGVFFYDTINIKVSLISGIISAFCACLQALCAFTLLQQLKFRPSLDRLIDVVNLIFCGAVVATQINCTLGTLRLCVTGLVDWSEYWHIRWNWYLGDTLGVLIFTPLLLIIYNHQQVPIPSPITGSQTIVNRIGAGICLVLLVTVSWLVYNSKSEGSLSGYPLEYLPFPLVIWATIQFGQGGAVLASFIVSTIAIWGGSQGGGPFISKAENINQAILFLQAFMSVIVVTSLLLATTVAERASAEDSLRQSEIKYRELVENANSIILKLDTEGNITFFNEFAQIFFCYDEKEIIGKNAVGTIIPQRDTAGNDLAAKLRDILENPEQYTRNENESIRRSGDRVWVSWANKPLFDAAGKFAGMLAIGTDITDRRRAEMQLVKLNDELEFRVEERTNALNDTLKALRYQQEQSDRLLLNILPEEIANRLKRGDSTIADTFADVTVLFADIVGFTQLSSRVSPTQLVALLNDIFSTFDNLAERHGLEKIKTIGDAYMVVGGLPIPRPDHAEAIAEMAIDMQEAITDFSNTHNQDFSIRIGINTGPVVAGVIGIKKFIYDLWGDTVNTASPMESHGLPGCIQVTETTYQQLREKYSFENRGAIEVKGKGQMTTYLLQCRK; via the coding sequence ATGATTCCCCAAAAAATTCACTTTCGGCGATTCCCTCAATCTAGAAACTGGCAATACTTAGCAAAAGTAGCTGCCCTTGCTTTTGCTTATGCTTTGGCAGCAAAAATAGCAGTTTCAATCCCAGGGGTAAATAAATTAGCTACCTGCGTCTGGCCACCCGCAGGAATTGCACAAGCGGCAATTTTATTATTTGGGCGGCGTGTTTTGCCGGGAATAGCTTTAGGTGTATTTTTTTACGATACTATTAATATTAAGGTTTCCTTAATAAGTGGAATAATTAGTGCTTTTTGTGCTTGTTTACAAGCTTTGTGTGCATTTACTTTGCTGCAACAGCTAAAGTTTCGCCCCTCACTCGATCGGCTGATCGATGTAGTCAATTTAATTTTCTGCGGGGCTGTAGTTGCCACTCAAATTAACTGCACTCTCGGGACGCTGCGCCTCTGTGTAACTGGTTTAGTGGACTGGAGCGAATATTGGCACATTCGATGGAATTGGTATCTCGGAGATACATTAGGAGTTTTAATTTTTACTCCCCTGCTGTTGATTATATACAACCACCAACAAGTGCCAATCCCTTCACCAATTACAGGTTCTCAAACAATTGTAAATCGCATCGGTGCCGGAATATGCCTGGTGTTATTAGTAACAGTCAGTTGGCTAGTATATAACTCAAAAAGTGAAGGTAGTCTCTCCGGTTATCCCCTCGAATACTTGCCATTTCCCTTAGTAATTTGGGCAACCATTCAATTCGGCCAGGGGGGGGCTGTTTTAGCATCTTTCATTGTCTCCACTATCGCCATTTGGGGCGGTTCTCAGGGAGGGGGTCCCTTTATTTCAAAAGCCGAAAATATCAATCAGGCAATCTTATTTTTGCAGGCTTTTATGAGCGTAATTGTAGTTACATCCCTGCTGTTGGCTACCACTGTAGCCGAACGCGCATCAGCAGAGGATTCGCTGCGGCAAAGCGAAATTAAGTATCGGGAATTAGTCGAGAATGCTAACAGCATTATTTTAAAACTAGATACGGAAGGAAATATTACTTTTTTTAACGAATTCGCACAGATTTTTTTTTGTTACGATGAAAAAGAGATAATTGGCAAAAACGCAGTGGGAACCATCATTCCCCAGAGAGATACAGCAGGAAATGACTTGGCAGCAAAGTTGAGAGATATTTTGGAAAACCCAGAACAATACACGCGAAATGAGAATGAAAGTATCCGGCGCAGCGGCGATCGCGTTTGGGTATCGTGGGCAAATAAACCGCTGTTTGACGCGGCAGGAAAGTTCGCGGGAATGCTGGCAATTGGTACAGATATCACAGACCGCAGGCGGGCTGAAATGCAGCTTGTAAAGCTGAATGACGAGTTAGAGTTTAGAGTAGAAGAACGGACTAATGCTCTTAATGATACTTTAAAAGCACTGCGATATCAGCAGGAACAATCCGATCGCTTGCTGTTGAATATTTTGCCTGAAGAAATAGCAAATCGGTTGAAGCGGGGAGACAGTACGATCGCAGACACTTTTGCTGATGTTACTGTCTTATTTGCGGACATAGTAGGTTTTACTCAACTCAGTTCGCGAGTTTCTCCAACGCAATTAGTTGCTTTGCTGAATGACATTTTTTCGACATTTGACAACCTAGCAGAAAGGCACGGTTTGGAAAAAATTAAGACGATTGGCGACGCTTACATGGTAGTTGGAGGGCTGCCCATCCCTCGCCCGGATCACGCAGAAGCGATCGCAGAAATGGCCATCGATATGCAGGAGGCAATTACTGACTTCAGCAATACCCACAATCAAGATTTCAGCATCAGAATCGGCATCAACACTGGCCCGGTTGTCGCCGGAGTCATCGGTATTAAAAAATTTATTTACGATTTGTGGGGAGACACCGTTAACACCGCTTCCCCCATGGAATCTCACGGCTTGCCGGGGTGTATTCAGGTAACAGAGACAACTTATCAGCAGTTGCGAGAAAAGTATTCCTTTGAAAACCGTGGCGCGATCGAAGTTAAAGGCAAAGGCCAGATGACTACTTATTTACTGCAATGCCGAAAATAG
- a CDS encoding 50S ribosomal protein L28: protein MSRKCQLTGKKANNGFAVSHSHHRTHKLQDANLQWKRVWWPQEKRWVRLHLSTKAIKTLQHKGLEIMAKEAGINLYKL, encoded by the coding sequence ATGTCACGGAAATGTCAGCTAACGGGGAAGAAGGCTAATAACGGTTTTGCAGTTTCTCACTCGCACCACCGCACTCACAAATTGCAAGACGCCAATTTGCAGTGGAAGCGGGTTTGGTGGCCGCAGGAGAAGCGCTGGGTAAGATTGCACCTTTCTACAAAGGCAATTAAAACCTTGCAACACAAGGGTTTGGAAATCATGGCGAAGGAAGCTGGAATTAACCTGTACAAGCTTTAA
- the htpG gene encoding molecular chaperone HtpG, which translates to MTVLEQGTISIHTENIFPIIKKSLYTDHEVFLRELISNAVDAIAKLKMVSRSGEYSGEMGEPQINIAIDKENKTLSISDNGIGMTADEVKKYINQVAFSSAEEFIQKYQGSGDDAIIGHFGLGFYSSFMVAKKVDIDTLSYQEGSQAVHWSCDGSPAFELSESSRTERGTTITLTLQDEEQEYVEPTRIKQLIKTYCDFMPVPIKFEGEELNKHKAIWRDSASNLQKEDYLELYRYLYPFQDEPLLWVHLNTDYPFIVNGILFFPKLRPDVDVTQGNIKLFCNQVFVSDHCEEIIPKFLMPLRGVIDSTDIPLNVSRSSLQSNRTVRRIADYIAKKVGDRLKELYRDDRDEYIRCWQDIGTFVKFGTLNDDKFKKQVEDILIYRSTYEPTAEKPETVTPEVQVQTEEGDLWQDVTPKSENSSSTQPYTTLKEYLERNQKRHENRVFYCTDPASQATYVAMHKSQGLEVLFMDSFIDTHFISFLEREYSDVKFSRVDSDIDETLIDKEKEAEIVDPATNKTRSEQVKEMFQKALNKPKVNIRTEALKSDSAEATPPAIVLLPEALRRMRDMTALLQQQAAEFPEEHVLLVNTSHPLIQNLASLSQGAIIQGGGESPSSQLASMICHHVYDLALMAQKGFDAEGMKDFVERSNQVLTKLTERAM; encoded by the coding sequence ATGACAGTTTTAGAACAGGGAACAATCTCAATCCATACCGAAAATATTTTCCCGATTATCAAGAAGTCGCTATACACTGACCACGAAGTCTTCTTGCGGGAACTAATTTCTAACGCCGTCGATGCCATTGCCAAACTCAAAATGGTTTCTCGTTCCGGCGAATACAGCGGCGAGATGGGCGAACCGCAAATCAATATAGCGATCGACAAAGAAAACAAAACCCTCTCAATTTCCGATAACGGGATCGGCATGACCGCCGACGAGGTAAAAAAATACATCAACCAAGTCGCTTTCTCCAGCGCAGAAGAATTTATTCAAAAATACCAAGGCAGCGGCGACGACGCAATCATTGGTCACTTCGGGCTCGGTTTCTACTCTTCTTTCATGGTGGCGAAGAAAGTAGACATTGATACTCTTTCTTACCAAGAAGGCTCCCAAGCAGTACACTGGTCTTGCGACGGTTCTCCCGCTTTTGAACTATCAGAATCTTCCCGCACGGAACGCGGCACTACTATTACTCTTACCCTCCAAGACGAAGAACAAGAATATGTAGAACCCACTCGCATTAAGCAGTTAATCAAAACTTACTGCGATTTCATGCCCGTTCCCATCAAATTTGAGGGAGAGGAACTCAACAAGCACAAAGCTATTTGGCGGGACTCAGCCAGCAATTTACAAAAAGAAGATTACTTAGAACTTTACCGCTACCTTTACCCGTTCCAAGACGAGCCTCTGCTGTGGGTACACCTGAATACAGATTATCCTTTCATTGTCAACGGAATTCTTTTCTTTCCAAAACTGCGGCCGGATGTCGATGTTACGCAAGGCAATATTAAGCTATTCTGCAACCAGGTTTTTGTCAGCGACCACTGCGAAGAAATTATCCCGAAATTCTTGATGCCGCTGCGGGGCGTCATTGACAGTACCGACATTCCCCTGAACGTTTCTCGCAGTTCTTTGCAAAGCAATCGCACTGTGCGGAGAATCGCTGATTATATTGCGAAAAAAGTGGGCGATCGGCTGAAAGAACTTTACCGCGACGACCGTGACGAATACATCCGCTGCTGGCAAGATATCGGCACTTTTGTCAAGTTTGGAACTCTCAACGATGACAAGTTCAAAAAGCAAGTCGAAGATATCTTAATCTACCGCAGCACCTACGAACCAACCGCCGAGAAGCCAGAAACTGTAACGCCAGAAGTTCAGGTGCAAACAGAGGAAGGAGATTTGTGGCAAGATGTCACTCCGAAGTCGGAAAATTCTAGTTCCACGCAGCCTTACACGACTCTAAAAGAGTATTTGGAACGCAATCAAAAACGCCACGAAAATCGCGTGTTTTATTGTACCGATCCGGCCTCTCAAGCAACTTACGTGGCAATGCACAAAAGCCAAGGTTTAGAAGTGCTGTTTATGGATTCTTTCATCGACACGCACTTTATCAGCTTCTTGGAAAGAGAATACTCAGATGTCAAATTCTCGCGGGTTGATTCCGACATCGACGAAACGCTAATTGACAAAGAGAAAGAAGCGGAAATTGTCGATCCGGCGACGAATAAGACTCGCAGCGAACAAGTTAAAGAAATGTTCCAAAAAGCTCTCAATAAGCCGAAAGTGAACATTCGCACAGAAGCTTTGAAGTCTGACTCTGCGGAGGCGACGCCACCTGCGATCGTACTTTTGCCGGAAGCTTTGCGCCGGATGCGCGATATGACGGCGCTTTTGCAGCAGCAAGCCGCCGAATTCCCCGAAGAACACGTTTTGCTGGTGAATACCTCTCACCCGCTGATTCAAAATCTGGCTAGTTTGAGTCAGGGTGCGATTATTCAAGGCGGCGGGGAGTCTCCGTCAAGTCAGTTGGCGAGTATGATTTGTCACCACGTTTACGACTTGGCTTTGATGGCCCAGAAGGGTTTCGATGCTGAAGGGATGAAAGATTTTGTCGAGCGATCGAATCAAGTCTTGACAAAATTGACTGAACGTGCAATGTAA
- a CDS encoding two-component sensor histidine kinase, giving the protein MNQNKLFNRTRWQLAISYAAVMGLILSLLGLGVYKAIAHAHWVAIDRELESVAGTLHDSLELKLQQPGRLEPIVNELLPNLRLIGVKGIKEQLPSRHILSAINQGYYYIRLFDYSGKLIATAGAYPEELQSEFNSQYWQTLTDTQGNVYHQISVALHTQTQQDWGYFQVGRSLQDFNDYLSTVKWVLKLGLPTALILIGFSSWLLAGLAMKPIYSSYRQIQQFTADAAHELRTPLAASQATVESALLTPQLDEKEAREILRTIDRQNRRLTQLVADLLLLARMDNQAIRDRPQLCCLNDLVSDLVEELAALAIASKVALTSEMRVQQQLNVVGNSDQLYRLVANLIVNAIQYTPAGGKVTVILDCSHQDALIQVQDTGIGMAAADLERIFDRFYRVNSDRSRHTGGSGLGLAIAQTIARAHRGSLSARSELGSGSTFLLQLPL; this is encoded by the coding sequence GTGAATCAAAATAAACTATTTAACCGGACTCGCTGGCAATTAGCCATTTCCTATGCGGCTGTAATGGGTTTGATTTTAAGCTTGTTAGGATTGGGCGTATATAAGGCGATCGCCCACGCTCACTGGGTAGCCATAGACCGCGAATTAGAATCGGTAGCGGGGACGCTACACGACAGCCTAGAACTCAAATTGCAGCAGCCCGGACGCTTGGAGCCTATAGTAAACGAACTTTTGCCCAACCTCCGCCTAATTGGAGTTAAAGGCATTAAAGAACAGTTGCCAAGCCGTCATATTTTAAGCGCTATCAACCAAGGCTATTACTATATTCGTTTATTTGATTATTCCGGTAAATTAATTGCTACAGCAGGCGCTTATCCCGAAGAATTACAATCCGAATTTAACTCGCAATATTGGCAAACACTAACTGACACCCAAGGCAATGTTTATCACCAAATTTCTGTAGCGCTACACACCCAAACCCAGCAAGACTGGGGATATTTTCAAGTTGGGCGGAGCCTGCAAGACTTCAATGATTATCTCAGTACAGTGAAATGGGTTTTGAAATTAGGATTGCCTACAGCCTTGATTTTGATAGGCTTTTCTAGTTGGTTATTGGCAGGATTAGCCATGAAGCCCATTTATTCTTCCTACCGACAAATTCAACAGTTTACAGCGGATGCTGCTCACGAATTACGGACGCCTTTAGCGGCTTCGCAAGCGACTGTAGAATCGGCGCTGTTGACGCCTCAATTGGATGAAAAAGAGGCGCGGGAAATTTTACGGACGATCGATCGCCAAAACCGACGATTAACTCAGTTAGTGGCTGATTTGCTGCTGCTGGCTCGCATGGATAATCAAGCGATACGCGATCGCCCTCAATTATGTTGTTTGAATGACCTTGTTAGCGATTTAGTAGAAGAATTGGCAGCTTTGGCGATCGCTTCTAAGGTAGCGTTAACATCCGAAATGCGAGTGCAGCAGCAATTAAATGTTGTCGGCAATTCCGACCAACTTTATCGCTTAGTTGCTAATTTAATTGTTAATGCCATTCAATACACTCCGGCGGGCGGGAAAGTAACAGTTATTTTAGATTGCAGCCACCAAGATGCGCTCATTCAGGTTCAAGATACCGGTATTGGGATGGCGGCGGCAGATTTAGAACGAATATTCGATCGCTTTTACCGAGTCAACAGCGATCGCTCGCGCCATACTGGCGGTTCGGGACTGGGATTGGCGATCGCCCAAACCATAGCCCGCGCACACCGCGGCAGCCTCAGCGCCCGCAGCGAATTGGGTTCCGGCAGCACCTTTCTCCTGCAGTTGCCTTTGTGA
- a CDS encoding type II toxin-antitoxin system PemK/MazF family toxin: MTVRRGEIWIAALDPTQGSEQAGVRPIIIFQNDTISRYTTTILSIPLTTNLRRASLPSCVFIPSGEGGLTQDSVAFCHQMRVLDKTRWRNKIGEVNSDILVQLENNVLFTLGYLP; encoded by the coding sequence ATGACAGTCAGACGAGGTGAAATCTGGATTGCAGCCCTAGATCCTACACAAGGTTCCGAACAGGCTGGTGTACGTCCCATAATTATTTTCCAGAACGATACTATTTCGAGATACACGACTACTATTCTCAGTATTCCTTTAACAACTAATCTGCGCCGTGCCTCTCTCCCTTCCTGTGTTTTCATTCCCAGCGGTGAGGGAGGATTGACTCAAGATTCCGTTGCATTTTGCCATCAAATGCGAGTTTTGGATAAAACACGCTGGCGAAATAAAATTGGTGAAGTTAATTCAGATATCTTGGTACAATTAGAAAATAATGTACTATTTACCTTGGGATATTTACCTTAA